One Papaver somniferum cultivar HN1 chromosome 10, ASM357369v1, whole genome shotgun sequence genomic window carries:
- the LOC113315391 gene encoding uncharacterized protein LOC113315391 yields MGNKIGRAIKVDEDTLRRKSGFYASVLVEVDLENYIPSKIVVESKYGKFEQCIQIPKLPKYCIHCKNIGHYMAECRIQRKNQPQEVQHSEVPKNFWKKKATPPTVEFDICNPPKEKGQETPKSVWKVENSVKVTTQPSDCDNYFPSCSNLDSRNNHEDDDITLVVPPLQNITLALNKEKGLLVHNVAESETIVNAPSDTSLTTDTIISEGWKEVPRSIAKFKNAQNNFNSGKYFASPSKFQVLVDVAEKQQHTFSKVISKHVKGKLVKPNMITRKQANNSVKSNSNLGEPKIKVSSSILKSLNLSEMSKMVIHNSNDSRKGNIWLFWNLSLSRPVVISSSNQAITVQVGDVMVTGIHAACLTVDGRELWEDLFNIIQRDCPWMIIGDFNVVLSYEEKIGGRRPLRISMQEFRNCLESCNLIQATRTGIKYSWCNNIAGKKRILCDINKAFYNLKWLEKFDGWSYKVGVRGTLDHGPLFGSTVNICKPTNAPFRYQNIWTSHPGFLDVIKDAWNEEILGNPSFSFMSKLKRLKSVLKKWNWEIFGDLRVKMKITEDQVLAATLLSDADPENTVLLNNLVTTRSKEEIISKQYNELMRDKSRIKRVKKGGANTYFFHASIKIRQCHNNITENGEHKGQYNY; encoded by the exons ATGGGTAATAAAATTGGAagagccattaaagttgatgaagATACTTTAAGAAGAAAAAGTGGATTTTATGCAAGTGTATTGGTAGAAGTTGATCTTGAGAACTACATTCCTAGCAAAATTGTGGTTGAATCAAAGTATGGTAAATTTGAGCAGTGTATTCAGATTCCAAAGCTTCCCAAGTATTGTATTCATTGTAAAAATATAGGACACTATATGGCTGAGTGTAGGATCCAAAGGAAAAATCAACCACAAGAGGTGCAACATTCAGAGGTTCctaaaaatttttggaaaaaaaaggcAACTCCTCCAACAGTAGAATTTGACATTTGCAATCCTCCAAAGGAAAAAGGTCAGGAAACTCCCAAATCAGTTTGGAAAGTTGAAAATTCTGTAAAAGTGACTACTCAACCTAGTGATTGTGATAATTACTTTCCTTCTTGTTCCAACTTGGATAGTAGAAATAACCATgaagatgatgatattacttTAGTTGTTCCTCCACTTCAGAATATTACTCTTGCTCTTAACAAAGAAAAAGGTTTACTG GTTCATAATGTTGCTGAGTCTGAGACAATAGTAAATGCTCCTTCTGATACTTCACTCACTACTGACACAATAATTTCAGAAGGATGGAAGGAAGTGCCTAGATCCATTGCTAAATTCAAGAATGCTCAGAATAATTTTAATTCAGGTAAATATTTTGCCTCTCCTAGTAAATTTCAAGTCCTTGTTGATGTGGCTGAGAAGCAgcaacatacgttttctaaagtGATTAGTAAACATGTTAAAGGTAAATTGGTTAAGCCTAATATGATCACTAGGAAACAAGCAAATAATTCAGTTAAGTCTAATTCCAATCTGGGAG AACCAAAAATAAAGGTTTCTAGTAGTATACTTAAAAGTTTAAATTTATCTGAAATGAGTAAAATGGTTATACATAACTCTAATGACTCCAGAAAAGGGAATATTTGGTTGTTTTGGAATTTATCTCTTTCAAGACCAGTAGTGATTTCTTCCTCAAATCAAGCTATTACTGTTCAAGTGGGGGATGTTATGGTCACTGGAATTCATGCAGCTTGTCTCACTGTTGATGGAAGAGAATTATGGGAAGATTTGTTTAATATTATCCAAAGAGATTGCCCCTGGATGATAATTGGGGACTTCAATGTAGTTTTGAGCTATGAAGAAAAAATTGGAGGAAGAAGACCACTTAGAATTTCAATGCAGGAGTTCAGGAATTGCTTGGAATCATGCAATCTTATTCAAGCTACAAGAACAGGTATTAAATATTCTTGGTGCAATAACATAGCAGGTAAAAAAAGAATTTTATGTGACATTAATAAGGCATTTTACAATCTTAAATGGCTAGAAAAATTTGATGGTTGGTCTTATAAAGTAGGAGTCAGGGGTACATTAGATCATGGGCCTTTATTTGGCTCTACTGttaatatttgtaaaccaacAAATGCTCCATTCAGATATCAAAATATTTGGACTTCTCATCCAGGATTTCTTGATGTAATTAAAGATGCATGGAATGAAGAGATTCTAGGTAATCCATCTTTTTCTTTCATGAGCAAGCTAAAGAGATTAAAGTCTGTATTGAAGAAGTGGAACTGGGAGATATTTGGTGATCTCAGAGTTAAAATGAAGATTACTGAAGATCAGGTTCTAGCTGCAACCTTATTGTCAGATGCAGATCCTGAAAATACTGTATTACTTAATAATCTGGTCACAACAAGGAgcaa